One part of the Gossypium raimondii isolate GPD5lz chromosome 1, ASM2569854v1, whole genome shotgun sequence genome encodes these proteins:
- the LOC105781879 gene encoding probable L-type lectin-domain containing receptor kinase S.7, whose protein sequence is MLPLPRILLVSLFLLFTSAENTSFDFSFFTVRNLTLLGDSHLKNGGLIGLTREIGVPSSSSGSLIYENPIRFFDQESNITASFSTSFSFSISNLNPTSFGDGLTFFLSSDNLTLGSPGGYLGLVNSSQPTKTRFLAVEFDSKLDTEFNDPNGNHVGLDINELDSIITADALLQNIDLKSGNLITTWIDYKNDLRVLNVFLSYSTVKPPTPLLSLEIDLSHYLKDDMFVGFSASTEGSTEVHLIYNWSFRTFGFLPVRSRSHPHNVSDSSVSAITGIPVSNSTKKHHKRFGLGLGIAGPAFFFVVLAVFGYVSVKKWKGMKVEKCLKAEILTGPREFSYKELYAATRGFHSSRIIGRGAFGNVYKAVFFSSGAIGAVKRSKHSHEGKTEFLAELSIIAGLRHKNLVQLQGWCAEKGELLLVYDFMPNGSLDKLLHPEPENGILLTWSHRQNIAIGLASVLAYLHQECEQQVIHRDIKTSNIMLDGNFNPRLGDFGLARLMDHDKSPVSTLTAGTMGYLAPEYLQYGKATEKTDVFSYGVVILEVACGRRPIEREVNSQKMVNLVDWVWGLYGQGKIIEAADKWLNGAFKEQDMRKLLLVGLSCAHPDSAERPSIRRVLQILNNEADPIPVPKMKPSLTFSCSLTVEDLVSDDEESKTTA, encoded by the coding sequence ATGCTGCCATTGCCAAGGATCCTTCTTGTTTCCTTGTTTCTTCTCTTCACCTCAGCTGAAAACACCTCCTTTGATTTCTCTTTCTTCACTGTCAGGAACCTCACCCTTCTCGGCGATTCCCATCTTAAAAATGGCGGCCTCATAGGCCTCACCAGGGAGATTGGTGTTCCTTCTTCAAGCTCGGGCAGCCTTATCTATGAAAACCCAATTCGTTTCTTTGATCAAGAATCCAATATCACCGCTTCTTTCTCAACAAGTTTCTCTTTTTCCATCAGCAATCTCAACCCAACCTCTTTTGGTGATGGCTTAACCTTTTTTCTTTCATCTGATAACCTAACTCTCGGCAGTCCCGGTGGGTATCTCGGTCTTGTCAACTCTTCACAACCGACCAAGACCAGGTTTTTAGCCGTTGAATTTGATTCTAAGCTTGATACCGAGTTCAATGATCCCAATGGGAATCATGTCGGTTTGGATATCAACGAGCTCGATTCAATCATCACAGCTGATGCATTGTTGCAAAACATTGATTTaaagagtgggaatttgattaCTACTTGGATTGATTACAAGAATGATTTGAGGGTTTTGAATGTTTTCTTGAGTTATTCAACTGTAAAGCCTCCAACCCCATTGTTATCTCTGGAGATTGATTTGTCTCACTACCTTAAAGATGATATGTTTGTTGGTTTTTCAGCTTCAACAGAAGGGAGTACTGAAGTTCATTTGATTTACAATTGGAGTTTCAGGACTTTTGGTTTCCTGCCTGTGAGATCAAGATCACATCCTCATAATGTATCTGATAGTTCAGTATCAGCAATAACAGGCATTCCTGTTTCAAATTCTACCAAAAAACACCATAAGAGGTTTGGTTTAGGACTTGGTATTGCTGGTCCAGCTTTCTTTTTTGTGGTTCTTGCGGTTTTTGGTTATGTTTCTGTGAAGAAATGGAAGGGTATGAAAGTAGAAAAGTGTTTGAAAGCAGAGATTTTGACTGGACCAAGGGAGTTTAGTTACAAAGAGTTGTATGCAGCCACAAGAGGGTTTCACTCAAGTAGGATCATAGGACGTGGTGCATTTGGAAATGTTTATAAGGCCGTTTTCTTTTCTTCGGGGGCTATCGGAGCGGTGAAAAGATCGAAACACTCCCATGAAGGGAAAACTGAATTCCTTGCTGAACTGTCCATTATAGCTGGTTTGAGGCATAAGAATTTGGTTCAGCTACAAGGTTGGTGTGCTGAGAAAGGTGAATTGCTACTTGTTTATGATTTTATGCCTAATGGAAGCCTTGATAAGCTGCTTCATCCAGAACCTGAGAATGGGATATTGTTGACATGGTCCCATAGGCAAAATATTGCTATTGGATTGGCCTCTGTCTTAGCATACCTGCACCAAGAATGTGAACAACAAGTCATTCACAGAGACATTAAGACAAGTAATATAATGCTTGATGGCAACTTTAATCCAAGACTTGGTGATTTTGGATTGGCAAGGTTGATGGATCATGACAAGAGCCCAGTTTCAACACTTACTGCAGGAACCATGGGCTACCTTGCTCCTGAGTATCTTCAATATGGGAAAGCGACTGAGAAAACCGATGTTTTCAGCTATGGTGTCGTTATTCTTGAAGTGGCTTGTGGTAGGAGGCCAATTGAGAGAGAAGTAAACAGCCAGAAAATGGTGAATTTGGTTGATTGGGTGTGGGGATTGTATGGTCAGGGAAAGATCATTGAAGCTGCTGATAAATGGCTAAATGGGGCTTTCAAGGAGCAAGATATGAGGAAACTGCTGCTTGTAGGTTTGAGCTGTGCACACCCTGATAGTGCTGAGAGGCCTTCAATTAGGAGAGTCCTTCAGATACTTAACAATGAGGCAGATCCTATACCTGTGCCAAAGATGAAACCAAGTCTCACTTTCTCTTGTAGCTTAACTGTTGAAGACCTTGTCTCAGATGATGAAGAAAGCAAAACAACTGCTTGA
- the LOC105781832 gene encoding uncharacterized protein LOC105781832 produces the protein MSTIEKVLVQIFERKNRIIDHVKQQILFFDHQLASKCLIDGFVPPPWLLSSSTSKLNKEDLISGLLLPQSQASIPYCSLYQQPVVTTDNVQLPHILCSRIDASNEGLDQCLPGKVDELDPSVTSPPQDCRDGMMSDVCPDHCSSLARIQRSKSRQRALEHRNGAKACKNNESCEKKGNSSNNQNKGSEVASLQSDVVDKLELIRSSDIVVTHEVEKVERGQCRSKERSENVYSGRVTRSRSSIHPSMSESGPSGTGNDSFVAKQDNVVSSEVEKGERVECRSKERTEKVYSGRVTRSRGSAQPSKSINGLSGAGNTSSVAKQDGVVLTDSISESRQQLGVFQELLESKFVGPVHAVSLGVKTEEEGQLQSKARGEDIYSGRLTRSRSSVQHPKSDYSPPGAGKSFSVAKQDGTVLTESINKSGLQHDAADKLLQFVKPVDVVTCIVEKEERGQCQGKERGKSIHSVSIKRVRHSAQPPKSLNGFSCAGKISDVAKCDGQHNVVDELLESVKPSAISAGSCGSKEANDPQSSEKNVCQGRLKRSRSHSQQQNCENKHLKLDSNPDSSTDDGICKSMQVACLTHDLKELIKPCDITDESCGIKAKASDNHTKLSTVVDQYNDGSTRSRANRSANMFKHVDSNALESAVKQSTSKASNKPPYAKSSGRSKGIEFKDLSGTQVNPLPCANDSGLAELNQCDTIVADTEADSDELVEAHSASSASNLNGVNDPLLAKTLNMHDRVDLERTSPHSESAMMVLPKQLDFDDLGESTLNEASSLISEREEVINSLEKRFLTRLPCADKLDEVTSDLYQEKYNSSQEKLLNQEAIREKEKESETDLNKTSGLGRTSNLTVVSLVRETPEASTDAVRSILPESNEISEQKPLMEDLSTTFKVSNENLFGNSLKDAAGSSLNVDTGMEYLFKDYGKLEEENSVMSTQKASNLNTDLCGCPAILADTDFTRVCSPALLRKVSATSSDASEHPCAALLEETTGHSLKQKMEPSLAQYQDADSMGRCIADDIDSVLDRKHAKSSENKVATQSIQPGRHFGTDMEGSWSYKRRKIEGQQSNSLSLSSSSKGEDIMLLNADTFLADEEDQNAGKCNWKEKGGNESPPSNFMHKKIDATSISSLPQETLESIEDHSVEGTRAVDPSSTMFSSTRKCTADENKVLLNVGYKSEFGNIEHFTCDGRSKQESKSQLGEDGVSSPCRQPTDLTMSEQSRPEVEGFIIQTDSEQVFIDGEGISFHSLDLPKTTIECAGLLEQLCKSACVHTPLSQLPTTYRWQRTTDLYQSVPNGLLECMNLNSTLLNNDALKGQLKVSTSCFGEDINHAFLGGSFSDCLPFSSSRVTGDGKKPYLSPIGKLWDKITLNSGSSEKRGSLNPDLPCISEENENMDEAVDTFEEDAAFEVEACSGKREALAEIKECPNVPAAVSESEQFTVRDSLDSVNTTYSFSRTENGIKQKVGKHNASKRRDTSKLKQNRSLLPGANGTKRASESLRNRFSKPQLSEKTSLRKGGPSFSQKELKVNNIVSNVTSFIPIIQQKQAASVTTGKRDVKVKALEAAEAAKKLAEKKENDRKMKKEALKLERARLEQENLRQLELEKKKKEEERKKKEADMAAKKRQREEEERLAKERKRKHMDETRRQQRAPEEKLRSKKDENEEKRQALVGRAQTTKGPSDEAAKYKKVQKEIAGGNEGKKSEMEFSTAVASTSVKACTAIEDNNTKVMSTMDRGRGNNSLIADTSQEQSYDISPYKVSDDEDEDDDEPNNKFVPSWASKNRVALVVASQQRLDPEVIFPPGSFCSISEVLLPRKLQQYRVS, from the exons atgtcGACGATTGAGAAAGTGTTGGTTCAGATCTTTGAGAGGAAGAATCGAATAATCGACCACGTGAAGCAGCAAATCCTTTTCTTCGATCATCAACTCGCCTCCAAGTGTCTCATCGATGGCTTTGTTCCACCTCCTTGGCTCCTCTCCTCTTCTACTTCCA AGTTGAATAAAGAAGATCTTATCTCAGGACTCCTACTTCCACAGTCACAGGCTTCAATTCCTTACTGTTCTCTCTATCAACAGCCAGTTGTTACAACTGATAACGTTCAGTTACCCCATATTTTATGCTCCCGAATTGATGCTTCAAATGAAGGCTTAGATCAGTGCCTTCCTGGTAAAGTTGATGAGCTGGACCCTAGTGTTACTTCTCCTCCTCAAGATTGTAGAGATGGAATGATGTCAGATGTTTGTCCTGATCATTGTTCATCACTGGCAAGAATCCAGAGATCTAAGTCTAGGCAACGGGCTTTGGAGCATCGAAACGGTGCAAAAGCATGTAAAAACAATGAAAGCTGTGAGAAGAAGGGTAATTCTTCCAATAATCAAAACAAAGGGTCCGAGGTTGCTTCTTTACAGTCAGATGTTGTGGATAAGTTGGAATTGATTAGATCTAGTGATATTGTTGTGACTCATGAGGTGGAAAAGGTAGAGAGAGGGCAATGCAGGAGCAAGGAAAGGAGTGAAAATGTTTATTCAGGTAGAGTAACTAGATCACGAAGTTCAATCCATCCTTCCATGTCTGAGAGTGGGCCTTCAGGTACAGGCAACGACTCCTTTGTTGCAAAGCAGGATAATGTTGTCAGTAGTGAGGTGGAAAAAGGAGAAAGAGTGGAATGCAGGAGCAAGGAAAGGACTGAAAAGGTTTACTCTGGTCGAGTCACAAGATCAAGAGGTTCAGCTCAACCTTCAAAGTCTATAAATGGGCTTTCAGGTGCAGGAAACACTTCTTCTGTTGCTAAGCAGGATGGTGTGGTACTCACAGACTCCATCAGTGAATCAAGACAACAGCTTGGTGTTTTTCAAGAGTTATTGGAATCAAAATTTGTGGGACCTGTTCATGCTGTAAGTTTAGGAGTGAAAACTGAAGAAGAAGGTCAACTCCAAAGTAAGGCAAGGGGTGAAGATATCTACTCTGGTAGACTCACAAGGTCAAGAAGTTCTGTTCAACATCCAAAATCTGATTATAGTCCACCAGGTGCAGGCAAGAGTTTTTCTGTTGCAAAGCAGGATGGTACTGTGCTTACAGAATCCATTAACAAATCAGGACTACAGCATGATGCTGCTGATAAGTTATTGCAATTTGTCAAACCAGTTGATGTTGTAACTTGTATAGtagaaaaggaagaaagagGTCAATGCCAGGGCAAGGAAAGAGGCAAAAGCATTCACTCTGTTAGCATCAAAAGAGTTAGACATTCTGCCCAACCTCCCAAGTCTCTCAATGGGTTTTCATGTGCTGGCAAAATTTCTGATGTTGCAAAGTGTGATGGTCAGCACAATGTTGTTGATGAATTACTGGAATCAGTAAAGCCTTCTGCTATCTCGGCTGGAAGTTGTGGTTCCAAGGAAGCAAATGATCCCCAAAGTAGCGAAAAGAATGTTTGTCAAGGAAGATTGAAAAGATCCAGAAGTCATAGCCAACAGCAAAACTGCGAGAATAAACATTTAAAGTTGGATAGCAATCCTGACAGCAGCACTGATGATGGCATTTGCAAATCAATGCAGGTGGCCTGCCTTACTCATGATCTTAAGGAGTTGATTAAGCCTTGTGATATCACTGATGAAAGTTGTGGAATAAAGGCCAAAGCAAGTGACAACCATACAAAGTTGAGTACTGTTGTAGACCAATATAATGATGGTAGTACCAGATCAAGAGCTAACCGTAGTGCAAATATGTTTAAACATGTTGATTCTAATGCTCTGGAGTCTGCAGTTAAACAGTCCACATCAAAAGCTTCCAATAAGCCGCCATACGCAAAGTCATCAGGCAGGTCCAAAGGAATTGAATTTAAGGATCTTTCTGGTACTCAAGTTAATCCCCTTCCTTGTGCCAATGACAGTGGTCTTGCTGAATTGAATCAATGTGACACAATTGTTGCCGACACTGAAGCAGATTCTGATGAATTAGTTGAGGCACATTCAGCTAGTTCTGCATCTAACTTGAATGGTGTTAACGATCCTCTTCTTGCAAAAACATTGAATATGCACGACAGAGTTGACTTGGAAAGAACGAGCCCACACTCTGAGTCTGCTATGATGGTGTTACCCAAGCAActtgattttgatgatttggGAGAGAGCACCTTGAATGAGGCTTCTAGTCTTATATCAGAGCGTGAAGAAGTGATCAACTCATTGGAGAAAAGGTTTCTTACACGACTACCTTGTGCAGATAAGCTGGATGAAGTAACTTCTGATCTTTACCAAGAAAAATACAACTCATCCCAGGAAAAGCTGTTGAACCAAGAAGCTAttagagaaaaagagaaagagtcTGAAACAGATTTGAACAAGACATCTGGACTGGGCAGAACTTCTAATTTAACTGTTGTGTCCTTAGTAAGAGAAACACCTGAGGCTTCTACGGATGCTGTAAGAAGTATTCTGCCTGAAAGCAATGAAATCTCTGAACAAAAACCTTTAATGGAAGATCTTTCAACTACCTTTAAAGTTTCTAATGAAAATTTGTTTGGAAACTCACTAAAGGATGCAGCAGGATCTAGTTTAAATGTTGATACAGGGATGGAATATCTCTTTAAGGACTATGGGAagcttgaagaagaaaattctgTGATGTCAACCCAAAAAGCAAGTAATCTGAATACTGATTTATGTGGTTGTCCTGCAATTTTGGCAGATACTGATTTCACTAGAGTTTGTAGCCCTGCCCTGCTAAGAAAAGTATCTGCAACTTCCAGTGATGCTAGTGAGCATCCTTGTGCTGCACTACTTGAAGAAACTACGGGTCATTCTCTGAAGCAGAAAATGGAGCCAAGTCTGGCTCAATACCAAGATGCAGATTCAATGGGAAGATGTATTGCTGATGACATTGATTCCGTTCTAGATCGCAAACATGCAAAATCAAGTGAAAACAAGGTTGCAACTCAATCCATACAGCCAGGTAGACACTTTGGCACCGACATGGAAGGTTCATGGTCTTATAAGCGGAGGAAGATTGAAGGTCAACAAAGTAATTCCCTGTCTTTGTCATCAAGCTCGAAG GGGGAAGATATTATGCTATTAAATGCTGATACGTTTCTAGCTGATGAAGAAGATCAGAATGCG GGGAAATGTAATTGGAAAGAGAAGGGTGGAAATGAAAGCCCCCCATCCAACTTTatgcataaaaaaattgatgcgACTTCTATCTCAAGTTTGCCACAAGAGACCCTTGAAAGTATTGAAGATCACTCAGTGGAGGGAACAAGAGCAGTAGATCCTTCCAGCACAATGTTTAGTTCAACAAGGAAATGCACTGCAGATGAGAACAAAGTACTATTGAATGTTGGCTATAAATCAGAATTTGGCAATATTGAACATTTTACTTGTGACGGAAGGAGCAAGCAAGAAAGTAAATCTCAACTTGGAGAAGATGGTGTTAGTTCTCCATGTCGACAACCTACAGACTTGACAATGTCTGAACAAAGCAGACCAGAAGTTGAGGGGTTCATTATTCAGACAGATAGTGAACAAGTATTCATTGATGGCGAAGGAATTAGCTTTCACAGTCTGGACCTTCCAAAGACTACAATCGAATGTGCTGGCCTCCTGGAGCAGCTTTGCAAGTCTGCTTGCGTCCATACCCCATTATCCCAACTTCCAACCACATATAGATGGCAGCGAACAACTGACCTTTACCAGTCTGTTCCTAATGGACTTCTAGAATGCATGAACCTGAACAGCACCCTTCTCAACAATGATGCTTTGAAAGGTCAACTTAAAGTAAGCACCAGTTGCTTTGGTGAGGATATCAACCATGCTTTTCTTGGAGGATCCTTTTCAGATTGCTTGCCGTTTTCTAGTTCTCGAGTTACTGGAGATGGGAAGAAACCATATCTTTCTCCTATTGGTAAACTCTGGGATAAAATCACATTGAACTCTGGCAGTTCAGAGAAGCGAGGTAGCTTAAATCCTGACCTGCCCTGCATTAGTGAAGAAAACGAGAACATGGATGAGGCAGTTGATACATTTGAGGAAGATGCAGCTTTCGAAGTTGAGGCTTGTTCTGGAAAAAGGGAAGCACTTGCTGAGATTAAGGAATGTCCAAATGTTCCTGCAGCAGTTTCTGAAAGCGAACAATTTACTGTTAGAGATAGTCTAGACTCTGTGAACACAACCTACAGCTTCTCTAGGACTGAGAACGGGATCAAGCAGAAGGTTGGAAAACACAATGCCAGCAAGAGGAGAGACACAAGTAAGTTGAAACAGAACCGGAGTCTGCTGCCAGGGGCTAATGGTACCAAAAGGGCAAGTGAATCACTTCGTAATAGGTTCAGTAAACCACAATTATCTGAGAAAACCAGCCTGAGAAAAGGTGGGCCAAGTTTCTCACAGAAGGAGTTAAAGGTCAATAATATAGTTTCTAACGTCACTTCGTTCATTCCAATTATTCAGCAAAAACAAGCAGCTTCCGTTACCACTG GGAAGAGGGATGTTAAAGTGAAGGCTCTAGAGGCTGCTGAAGCTGCAAAAAAACTTGCTGAAAAGAAAGAGAACGATCGAAAGATGAAGAAGGAGGCCTTAAAACTTGAACGAGCAAGGTTGGAGCAAGAAAATTTGAGGCAGTTGGAGcttgagaagaaaaagaaagaagaagaacgGAAGAAAAAAGAGGCTGATATGGCTGCTAAGAAAAGACagagggaagaagaagaaaggttggcgaaagagagaaagagaaaacataTGGATGAAACACGGAGGCAGCAGCGTGCTCCTGAAGAGAAGTTGCGTTCAAAGAAGGATGAGAATGAAGAAAAGCGCCAAGCCCTG GTTGGGAGAGCACAAACAACGAAGGGTCCTAGTGATGAAGCAGCAAAATATAAGAAAGTGCAAAAAGAAATAGCAGGCGGGAATGAAGGAAAAAAGTCAGAGATGGAATTTAGCACAGCTGTTGCTTCAACTTCTGTAAAGGCATGCACAGCTATTGAAGATAATAATACAAAG GTAATGAGCACCATGGATAGAGGAAGAGGGAACAATAGCCTGATTGCAGATACAAGCCAGGAACAATCATATGATATTTCGCCATACAAAGTTTCTGACGATGAAGATGAAGACGATGATGAACCGAACAACAAATTTGTTCCATCATGGGCCAG TAAAAATCGTGTGGCTCTTGTTGTCGCTTCCCAGCAACGGTTAGATCCAGAAGTAATATTCCCCCCAGGAAGCTTTTGTAGCATTTCTGAAG TTCTCTTGCCAAGAAAGCTCCAGCAATATCGAGTGAGTTAG